Proteins from one Candidatus Paceibacterota bacterium genomic window:
- a CDS encoding M15 family metallopeptidase, which yields MKEASKNQILLIVAAIMLLALVGWGGFKFYKTAENLKMTKVELASTTAALLTKTSEGVVLNDALYSEQQKNSYFENQIKEIAGTVGVLDKLSKTDKELLQKYSKVYFLNEHYVPQSLATITPIYVNEENRSYKIHSKILSYLENMMREAEVANTPIRIVSAYRSYDEQVALKGNYQFTYGTGANTFSADQGYSEHQLGTTVDFTTVKLGGNFNQFADTLGYKWLLDNAYKYGFILSYPENNSYYQFEPWHWRFVGKSLAMMLYEEKQNFYDVDQRKIDAYLVKIFD from the coding sequence GTGAAAGAGGCTTCAAAAAATCAAATTCTCCTGATCGTGGCGGCGATAATGTTATTAGCTTTGGTTGGTTGGGGTGGTTTTAAATTTTATAAAACTGCAGAGAATTTGAAGATGACTAAAGTCGAACTTGCGAGCACTACTGCTGCTCTCCTAACTAAAACATCAGAAGGTGTTGTTCTTAATGATGCTCTTTATTCAGAACAGCAAAAAAATTCATATTTTGAAAATCAAATAAAAGAAATTGCGGGTACTGTAGGAGTGTTGGACAAACTTTCGAAAACCGATAAAGAGCTTTTGCAGAAGTATTCCAAAGTATATTTCTTGAACGAACATTATGTACCACAGTCGCTTGCTACGATTACCCCTATATATGTGAATGAAGAAAATAGATCGTATAAAATCCACTCAAAAATATTATCTTATTTAGAAAACATGATGCGGGAGGCTGAAGTGGCCAACACTCCTATACGAATCGTCTCTGCTTATCGCTCATATGATGAGCAGGTAGCATTGAAGGGAAATTATCAATTTACGTATGGCACTGGAGCCAATACCTTTTCTGCCGATCAGGGATACTCTGAGCATCAACTTGGCACAACTGTTGATTTTACTACAGTGAAATTAGGAGGAAATTTTAACCAGTTTGCTGATACTCTTGGCTATAAATGGCTTTTAGATAACGCTTATAAATATGGTTTTATACTTTCGTATCCGGAAAATAATTCTTACTATCAGTTTGAGCCGTGGCATTGGAGGTTCGTTGGTAAAAGTTTGGCTATGATGCTTTACGAAGAAAAACAAAACTTCTACGATGTCGATCAGCGCAAAATCGACGCTTATTTAGTAAAAATATTTGATTAA
- the msrB gene encoding peptide-methionine (R)-S-oxide reductase MsrB, which produces MDEEELRKKLTEEQYKVLREKGTEAPFTGELLHEKRSGMYKCVVCGNKLFASDTKFDSGTGWPSFDEALSGSVNLIHDESHGMSRTEVVCSKCNSHLGHIFEDGPTPTGKRFCMNSVCLDFDERK; this is translated from the coding sequence ATGGACGAAGAAGAATTGAGGAAAAAATTGACGGAGGAGCAATATAAGGTGTTGAGGGAGAAAGGGACGGAAGCGCCGTTTACTGGTGAATTGCTGCATGAGAAAAGAAGCGGTATGTATAAGTGTGTAGTATGTGGTAATAAACTTTTTGCTTCGGATACTAAATTTGATTCAGGTACCGGCTGGCCTTCTTTTGATGAAGCTCTCTCTGGTTCAGTTAATCTGATTCACGATGAATCACACGGCATGAGCAGAACCGAAGTAGTTTGTAGTAAGTGCAACTCGCACCTGGGCCATATATTTGAAGACGGCCCAACCCCCACAGGCAAACGTTTTTGCATGAATTCGGTCTGTTTAGATTTTGACGAAAGGAAATAA
- a CDS encoding methionyl-tRNA formyltransferase, which translates to MKFVFFGSSQFSVYVLEELEKSSVLPSLIVTVPDKPKGRKLILTANVVKTWAQEKNIPVITEINKEKLKAENADFFLVAAYGKILKKEIFDIPKFKTLNIHPSLLPKYRGASPMISQILNDAGGPESSEGMGTSIMLIDEGIDTGPILSQRKIVFGIPPPAKEGGPPETTVSVGRVAEEPEGVFNRSEVLDIEELELLMAKGSVDLFVEIIEDYLNEKIEPKPQNNADATYCHKIRKEDGLLDLEGDARKNLLKIKAFAVWPRTYFIKNGKRIIVTDARVEDNKLEIIRVIPEGKKEMPYEDFLRGNM; encoded by the coding sequence ATGAAATTTGTATTTTTTGGATCAAGCCAGTTTTCTGTTTATGTTCTCGAAGAGCTAGAAAAATCTAGTGTTTTGCCGAGTCTTATCGTCACTGTTCCAGACAAACCCAAAGGTAGGAAATTGATTTTGACTGCGAATGTGGTGAAAACTTGGGCACAAGAAAAAAATATCCCAGTCATTACAGAAATTAATAAAGAAAAATTGAAAGCCGAAAATGCGGATTTCTTTTTGGTAGCAGCTTATGGCAAGATTTTGAAAAAAGAGATTTTTGATATCCCAAAATTTAAAACTCTCAACATCCATCCTTCTCTCCTCCCCAAATATCGCGGAGCTTCGCCTATGATTTCTCAGATTCTAAATGATGCCGGAGGTCCCGAGAGTAGCGAGGGAATGGGCACTTCTATTATGCTGATTGACGAAGGGATAGATACCGGGCCGATATTATCACAACGTAAAATTGTATTTGGTATTCCTCCACCTGCTAAGGAAGGAGGCCCGCCCGAAACGACTGTTTCAGTCGGGCGGGTGGCCGAAGAGCCGGAGGGGGTTTTTAATAGAAGTGAGGTATTAGATATCGAGGAATTAGAACTTTTGATGGCCAAAGGAAGTGTTGATTTATTTGTAGAAATTATAGAAGATTATTTGAACGAAAAAATTGAACCTAAACCTCAAAATAATGCTGACGCCACTTACTGTCATAAAATCAGAAAAGAAGATGGGCTTTTGGATTTGGAGGGAGATGCTCGTAAGAATCTTTTAAAAATCAAAGCGTTTGCAGTTTGGCCTCGCACTTATTTTATAAAAAATGGTAAAAGAATAATCGTCACAGATGCTAGGGTTGAAGATAATAAACTGGAAATTATCCGTGTTATTCCTGAAGGCAAAAAAGAAATGCCCTACGAGGACTTTTTGAGAGGAAACATGTAA
- a CDS encoding rod shape-determining protein, with protein sequence MGIFNKRLGIDLGTANTLVFLPGKGIVLNEPSVVAVSEQDNKILAVGAEAKTMIGRTPDNVIAYRPMKDGVIADYRVTEAMLRYYINKALGKWTFIKPDVLISVPAGVTSTERRAVIEAAIKAGAKNAYVVKEPILAAIGAGIPIHEARGHMIVDIGGGTTDVAVISMGGIVAANSVKCAGNKIDQAIADYIKKNFNLSIGDKTAEDVKIKIGSAIPLEEDLVMDVKGRDLISGLPRTVEIKTNEIVRAIGKELRDIIKAIKDVLQETPPELSADIIDYGIIMTGGSSQLRNFPELVLRRIGVKAALAKDALYCVALGTGIALEHLDVYKKSVISKR encoded by the coding sequence ATGGGCATATTCAATAAAAGGCTCGGCATCGACTTGGGTACGGCAAATACCCTCGTTTTCCTTCCTGGAAAAGGTATCGTCCTAAACGAGCCGTCAGTTGTCGCAGTATCGGAGCAGGACAATAAAATACTAGCTGTGGGAGCTGAGGCCAAGACCATGATTGGGCGTACTCCCGACAATGTCATCGCCTACAGGCCGATGAAGGATGGGGTCATCGCTGATTACCGAGTAACAGAAGCCATGCTCCGATATTATATAAACAAAGCTCTAGGTAAATGGACCTTTATAAAACCTGATGTCCTTATTTCAGTTCCCGCAGGAGTAACATCGACTGAACGCAGAGCGGTGATCGAAGCAGCCATAAAAGCTGGAGCCAAAAATGCCTATGTTGTAAAAGAGCCGATTCTAGCGGCGATCGGCGCCGGTATCCCCATCCACGAAGCACGAGGTCACATGATAGTCGACATCGGAGGAGGCACAACTGACGTAGCTGTCATTTCCATGGGAGGCATTGTCGCAGCCAACTCTGTAAAATGTGCTGGGAACAAAATCGATCAGGCTATCGCCGATTACATAAAGAAAAATTTTAACCTATCTATCGGGGACAAAACGGCTGAGGATGTAAAGATAAAAATTGGTTCGGCTATCCCATTGGAAGAAGATTTAGTGATGGATGTAAAAGGTCGGGACTTGATATCAGGCTTACCCAGAACAGTAGAAATAAAAACAAATGAGATAGTAAGAGCGATCGGCAAAGAACTGCGCGATATTATCAAAGCGATTAAAGATGTCCTGCAAGAAACTCCTCCAGAACTTTCTGCCGATATTATCGACTACGGCATCATCATGACCGGCGGTTCCTCCCAACTTCGCAACTTCCCCGAACTCGTCCTACGCCGCATCGGGGTCAAAGCGGCTCTAGCTAAAGACGCCCTTTACTGCGTAGCCCTCGGCACCGGCATCGCTCTGGAACATTTAGATGTATATAAAAAGAGTGTCATAAGTAAGAGATAA
- a CDS encoding excinuclease ABC subunit UvrB, with amino-acid sequence MHGKFKIKSTHKPAGDQPKAIESLVKGLKKGLSSQTLLGVTGSGKTFTMANVIEAVQKPTLVIAHNKTLAAQLAQEYREFFPDNAVHYFVSYYDFYQPEAYMPVTDTYIEKEAMINEEIERLRHASTQALLTRKDVIIVASVSCIYGLGSPEEYEKVNLKIIKDQKIARGDFMRNLIAIHYERTTLDLKSGFFRALGNTIEVIPVSENNIYRIEIAEDRIQKIQKIDAITRQVIEEPETFYLFPAKHFITSDEKLKVAFKTIKSELSDQLKKFEKEGKILEADRLKRRTSYDLAMIKEIGYCNGIENYSRHFDGRSVGEPAHTLLSYFPRTSDGKSDFLTIIDESHVTVPQIGAMYAGDQARKATLVEHGFRLPSAKDNRPLRFEEFEQRVGQVIYTSATPAKYEIEHSQNVAEQVIRPTGLIDPEVSIRPITGSYQGSPLAGALGPKVTLGNQARYQGQIQDFIKEAEKDVKKGGRAIATTLTKKMAEDLSEYLKDKKIKAEYLHSDIKTIERIEILTKFRRGSKNGGFDVLVGVNLLREGLDLPEVSFIGILDADKEGFLRSETSLIQIIGRAARNVDGRVVLYADRVTGSMERAIGETNRRRAIQLEYNEKHGITPQTIIKEIKDITDQLQKGHREVVGALLKIDSKNKNIPKLIRTKEKQMNASVKILDFETAAILRDEIKELEKIASK; translated from the coding sequence ATGCACGGTAAATTCAAAATAAAAAGTACCCATAAACCTGCTGGGGATCAACCGAAGGCTATAGAGAGTTTAGTGAAAGGATTGAAGAAAGGTTTGAGCAGTCAGACCCTTTTAGGTGTAACGGGAAGCGGTAAGACATTTACGATGGCTAATGTCATAGAAGCCGTGCAAAAACCGACTCTTGTCATTGCTCATAATAAGACATTAGCTGCTCAATTAGCTCAAGAGTATCGAGAATTTTTTCCCGATAACGCTGTGCATTATTTTGTCTCTTATTACGATTTCTACCAGCCAGAAGCCTATATGCCAGTCACCGACACTTATATAGAGAAAGAGGCCATGATCAATGAGGAAATAGAAAGATTGCGTCATGCTTCGACTCAGGCACTCTTGACCAGGAAAGACGTGATAATAGTCGCTTCAGTATCGTGCATTTATGGTTTAGGCAGTCCTGAAGAATACGAAAAAGTAAACCTTAAAATAATAAAAGACCAAAAAATTGCTCGGGGAGATTTTATGCGCAATCTGATAGCTATACATTATGAAAGGACTACCCTCGATCTGAAATCTGGCTTTTTTCGGGCTCTTGGGAATACAATCGAGGTCATTCCAGTCTCAGAGAATAATATTTACAGAATAGAAATTGCAGAAGACAGGATCCAAAAAATCCAGAAGATAGATGCTATCACTAGACAAGTAATAGAAGAGCCAGAAACATTTTATTTGTTTCCTGCAAAACACTTTATTACGAGTGACGAGAAGCTCAAGGTTGCATTCAAAACTATAAAATCCGAACTAAGCGATCAACTAAAGAAGTTTGAAAAAGAAGGCAAAATTCTAGAAGCCGATAGGCTGAAAAGAAGAACAAGTTATGATCTCGCTATGATAAAAGAGATAGGCTATTGTAATGGTATTGAAAATTATTCTCGTCATTTTGATGGGAGATCAGTCGGTGAACCAGCTCACACTCTTCTATCGTATTTTCCACGCACTTCCGATGGAAAGTCCGATTTTCTCACTATAATAGATGAGTCGCATGTTACTGTTCCTCAAATCGGAGCGATGTACGCTGGGGATCAAGCGAGGAAAGCAACATTGGTGGAACATGGTTTTAGATTGCCATCAGCGAAAGATAATCGTCCTCTCAGGTTTGAAGAGTTTGAACAGAGAGTGGGACAAGTAATTTATACTTCAGCTACTCCTGCCAAATATGAAATCGAACATAGTCAAAACGTCGCCGAGCAGGTTATTCGACCAACTGGTCTTATTGATCCAGAGGTAAGCATCCGGCCGATCACGGGAAGTTACCAAGGGTCACCCTTGGCCGGAGCCCTTGGGCCAAAGGTGACCCTTGGTAACCAAGCAAGATATCAGGGCCAAATCCAAGATTTCATTAAGGAAGCTGAAAAGGATGTAAAAAAGGGGGGTAGAGCTATTGCCACTACTCTTACTAAGAAGATGGCTGAAGACCTTTCAGAATACTTGAAGGATAAAAAAATAAAAGCAGAGTACTTACATAGCGATATTAAAACAATAGAGAGAATAGAGATACTAACAAAATTTAGGAGGGGTTCAAAGAATGGAGGGTTTGATGTGCTTGTGGGTGTAAATCTTTTGCGGGAAGGACTCGACCTGCCAGAAGTTTCCTTCATCGGAATTTTGGATGCCGATAAAGAAGGTTTCCTGCGAAGCGAAACTTCACTTATTCAAATCATCGGTCGTGCCGCCAGGAATGTGGACGGTAGAGTCGTCCTTTATGCTGATCGTGTCACTGGTTCTATGGAAAGAGCAATAGGGGAAACCAATCGTCGTCGAGCTATTCAGCTTGAATACAATGAAAAGCATGGTATTACTCCGCAAACTATCATAAAAGAAATCAAAGATATTACTGATCAACTTCAAAAAGGGCACAGAGAGGTGGTGGGGGCGCTCCTCAAAATTGATTCTAAAAATAAAAATATTCCAAAACTTATCCGCACCAAAGAAAAACAAATGAATGCCTCGGTCAAAATCCTTGACTTCGAAACTGCCGCTATCCTCAGGGATGAAATAAAAGAGCTAGAGAAAATAGCCTCTAAGTAG
- a CDS encoding tRNA-guanine transglycosylase, which translates to MSPIRFEIEKKIPNSLGRAGRLSTPHGDILTPAFVAVGTKGTVKSLTPEEIREAGSQVVLANTYHLYLQPGDKIIKEAGGLHKFMNWGGPTFTDSGGFQAFSLGVAYGNGIGKFIAANEPDQEIMERLKEENKPARLDNESVSGGEKLAERKSKVTEEGVEFVSVLDGSKHFMSPEDSIRIQNDIGADMIFALDEFTSPHADHAKIKATIERTERWAKRCLEAHKKGLTPDPSPKERGDRFGWDTAIKLKFRNLQEQALLFRKNPTEAEKILWERLRGNFNGLHFRRQHVVGHFIVDFVCLANGLVIEVDGDIHDDQVERDQERTNFLEQSGFKVVRFRNEEVLNNVDVVIKQIIGILKALPLGEGLGGASSQALFGIVQGGRHEDLRKQSAKSIGNMDFDGFGIGGTFVKEDMATAVHWVNEVLPEEKPRHLLGVGEPVDLILGVEEGCDTFDCVAPTRIARNGTLYTRNGKINITNAKYSNFFEPIEKGCGCYTCKNYTCAYVSHLFRAKEMLAATLASIHNLYFLNNLMTEIRQSILDGKFTELKEEFLGKYKS; encoded by the coding sequence ATGTCACCTATTCGTTTTGAGATAGAAAAGAAAATCCCAAATTCCCTCGGGCGGGCCGGTAGGTTGAGTACACCTCATGGAGATATTTTGACTCCTGCTTTTGTAGCAGTCGGAACGAAAGGGACAGTGAAATCGCTTACTCCAGAAGAGATAAGAGAAGCGGGAAGTCAGGTCGTGCTTGCAAATACTTATCATCTCTATCTGCAGCCAGGGGATAAGATAATTAAAGAGGCAGGAGGATTACATAAATTTATGAATTGGGGTGGCCCCACTTTCACTGATTCTGGCGGTTTCCAAGCTTTCTCTCTCGGTGTAGCTTATGGTAACGGGATAGGGAAGTTTATAGCCGCAAATGAACCTGATCAGGAGATAATGGAAAGATTGAAAGAAGAAAATAAGCCCGCCCGCCTCGATAACGAGAGCGTTTCGGGCGGGGAAAAATTAGCAGAAAGAAAATCGAAGGTAACAGAAGAAGGAGTGGAATTTGTATCAGTGCTCGATGGCAGTAAACATTTTATGTCACCGGAAGACTCTATAAGAATTCAGAATGACATTGGAGCTGATATGATATTTGCTCTGGACGAATTTACTTCTCCTCATGCCGATCACGCAAAGATAAAAGCGACTATTGAAAGGACAGAAAGATGGGCGAAGAGGTGTTTGGAGGCGCATAAGAAGGGCCTCACCCCCGACCCCTCTCCCAAGGAGAGGGGGGATCGCTTCGGTTGGGATACTGCGATTAAGCTTAAGTTTAGGAACTTACAGGAGCAAGCACTTTTATTTAGAAAGAACCCAACAGAAGCTGAAAAGATTTTATGGGAGCGTTTGAGAGGCAATTTCAATGGTCTTCATTTTAGGAGACAACATGTTGTGGGACATTTTATAGTAGATTTTGTGTGTTTGGCTAATGGATTAGTCATTGAAGTTGATGGTGATATTCACGATGATCAAGTAGAGAGAGATCAAGAAAGGACAAATTTCTTAGAACAATCCGGTTTTAAAGTTGTTAGATTCAGAAATGAAGAAGTTCTGAATAATGTCGACGTTGTTATAAAACAGATTATCGGCATTTTGAAAGCCCTCCCCTTGGGGGAGGGTTTGGGAGGGGCCTCTTCCCAAGCTCTCTTCGGCATCGTCCAGGGCGGTCGGCATGAGGATTTGCGCAAGCAGTCGGCCAAGTCGATCGGTAATATGGATTTCGATGGTTTTGGTATTGGCGGTACTTTCGTGAAAGAAGATATGGCGACGGCAGTGCATTGGGTAAACGAAGTTTTGCCAGAAGAAAAACCACGACACCTTCTCGGGGTGGGGGAGCCTGTGGATTTAATTTTAGGCGTGGAAGAAGGTTGTGATACTTTCGATTGTGTTGCTCCCACCCGTATTGCTCGCAACGGTACTCTTTATACTCGCAACGGAAAAATAAATATTACAAACGCAAAATACAGTAATTTTTTTGAGCCGATAGAAAAGGGTTGTGGCTGTTATACTTGCAAGAATTATACGTGTGCTTATGTGTCGCACTTATTTCGGGCTAAAGAAATGCTTGCGGCCACTCTCGCTAGTATCCACAATCTCTATTTTTTGAATAATCTCATGACTGAAATTCGGCAGAGCATTCTAGATGGTAAATTTACTGAATTAAAAGAAGAATTTTTAGGTAAGTATAAATCTTAA
- a CDS encoding FIST N-terminal domain-containing protein, whose translation MSLKSGVGISQGDDSYTVGANACQDAINNLGESDPSLLIVFSSVKYDQQKMLDGVRSVSPKALLVGSSTAGEITTNGPAKYNSVAVMAIKSSDIKFYAGVGEDIASGAREAGRRAADAVKALAQEPLKTFMMIPDVLVGNGAEIVRGVLDSLGEHFPVVGGASGDDFEFKKTYQYLNDKVYSGVIIGLGLTGNFKIGIGVKHGWIPVGEPLKVTKSSGSILHELDGKPAIKIYEDYFGEDEAKSLRTETLAKLAITYPLGMKVEGSDELLIRDPITVDAAGSITCAAEIPEGSDIRLMVGSREEAVKVAKAAAISAVEQLGGEKPKAVIIFNCIARSKLFGDRSGEEIDAIQEAVGTDVPLIGFYTYGEQAPLGGEVRNIEKCNPAFHNETVVICVLAD comes from the coding sequence ATGTCCTTAAAATCTGGGGTGGGTATCAGTCAAGGAGATGATTCATATACTGTCGGAGCCAATGCTTGTCAGGACGCTATAAATAATTTAGGGGAAAGCGACCCAAGCCTCCTCATCGTATTTTCTTCTGTAAAGTACGATCAGCAAAAAATGCTTGATGGGGTGCGTTCGGTTAGTCCTAAAGCACTTCTCGTTGGTTCCTCTACTGCGGGAGAAATTACTACTAATGGTCCTGCTAAGTATAATTCTGTCGCGGTGATGGCCATCAAATCCTCCGATATTAAATTTTACGCTGGGGTAGGGGAGGATATCGCGAGTGGTGCGAGGGAGGCTGGCAGGAGAGCAGCAGATGCAGTAAAGGCTTTAGCGCAGGAACCGCTGAAAACATTCATGATGATTCCCGATGTACTCGTGGGTAATGGAGCTGAAATAGTGCGAGGGGTGCTCGATTCTTTAGGAGAGCATTTTCCTGTCGTCGGCGGGGCTTCTGGTGATGATTTCGAATTTAAAAAAACCTATCAGTATTTGAACGACAAGGTTTATTCCGGGGTGATTATTGGCCTAGGACTTACCGGTAACTTCAAAATAGGCATAGGAGTGAAGCATGGCTGGATACCGGTAGGTGAACCTCTAAAAGTAACTAAATCTTCTGGTTCGATCCTACATGAACTTGATGGCAAGCCAGCTATAAAAATTTATGAAGATTATTTTGGTGAGGACGAAGCTAAATCTTTACGCACCGAAACTCTTGCCAAGCTTGCCATTACTTATCCTTTGGGTATGAAAGTAGAAGGCAGTGATGAACTCTTGATTAGAGATCCAATAACAGTCGATGCTGCAGGTTCCATCACTTGTGCGGCAGAAATACCAGAAGGCTCTGATATCCGCCTTATGGTTGGTAGTCGTGAAGAAGCTGTAAAGGTGGCTAAGGCTGCAGCCATAAGTGCAGTAGAGCAGCTTGGTGGTGAAAAACCAAAAGCTGTCATTATCTTCAACTGTATTGCTCGCAGTAAACTTTTTGGTGATCGTTCGGGAGAAGAAATAGATGCTATACAAGAAGCCGTAGGAACGGACGTTCCCCTAATCGGTTTCTATACCTATGGTGAGCAGGCGCCTCTTGGAGGTGAGGTGCGTAATATAGAAAAGTGTAACCCCGCATTCCATAACGAGACGGTAGTTATTTGTGTTTTAGCTGATTAA
- a CDS encoding AAA family ATPase yields the protein MYLKSLEISGFKSFAKKSSLDFKSAVTAIVGPNGSGKSNVAEAFRFVLGEQSIKSMRGKKGEDLIWNGSEEQPRANRALVKAIFDNKKKIFNLDFDEVSIERVVNRDGVNEYSINGTQVRLKDVLELLAGAHVGASGHHIISQGEADRILTSSIKERRSMIEDALGLKVYQYKRVESERKLEKTFENISQVESLRREIAPHLRFLKKQMEKIDKALEVKDGLTQIYREYLKRESVFIEYEKANLALEKKPLFERQESLKKNTENHKIFEIEANIKKERQEKDTLSREAGRLEGEIAASQKLIDKTRREINERENITISIKEIEKLFQEIEIVNEIVEIKKIIRGFLDSKRVINGESLLKEAEESVLDLKRRKEEIERQIQEKESNIRNLESLEREVLQLSSQADVIKSQIESLHNKEERLRAIEGDFLREVEEASVLLGVAVTGFNNLDISREQILGEERKVQEERRREVERMKIRLEELGASGGEDTVKEFREATERDAFLERELADLYKSSDSLKTMIAELQDRLNTEFNQGISKINSAFQNFFELMFGGGTARLELVQEKSQVEGDLEEGFAPRNSIEEKSEVGIEIDVSLPKKRIRGLNMLSGGERALTSIALLFAMSQVNPPPFIILDETDAALDEANSRKYGDMIAALSKYSQLILITHNRETMSRAGVIYGVTMGSSGISKLLSIEFAEAVAVAK from the coding sequence ATGTATCTCAAGTCTTTAGAAATATCAGGTTTTAAGAGCTTTGCTAAGAAAAGTAGTCTTGATTTCAAGTCGGCTGTAACAGCGATTGTCGGTCCTAATGGAAGTGGTAAGAGTAATGTGGCCGAAGCCTTTCGGTTTGTGCTGGGGGAACAGTCTATAAAAAGCATGAGAGGCAAAAAAGGTGAAGATTTGATTTGGAATGGTAGTGAGGAACAGCCGCGGGCTAACAGAGCTCTAGTCAAAGCGATTTTCGATAATAAAAAAAAGATTTTTAATTTAGATTTTGATGAAGTGAGTATCGAAAGAGTAGTTAACCGCGATGGTGTTAATGAGTATTCTATAAACGGTACTCAAGTTCGTCTGAAAGATGTTTTAGAGCTTTTGGCGGGAGCCCATGTTGGCGCTTCTGGCCATCATATTATTTCTCAGGGAGAGGCGGACAGGATTTTGACATCTAGTATCAAGGAGAGAAGATCCATGATAGAGGATGCTCTGGGACTAAAAGTTTATCAGTATAAAAGAGTCGAGAGTGAACGCAAACTTGAAAAAACTTTTGAAAATATTTCTCAAGTGGAGTCTCTCCGTAGGGAAATAGCTCCCCATCTACGATTTCTGAAGAAGCAAATGGAAAAAATCGATAAAGCATTGGAAGTAAAGGATGGACTTACGCAGATATACAGGGAATATTTAAAAAGGGAAAGTGTTTTTATCGAGTATGAAAAAGCAAACTTAGCTCTTGAGAAAAAACCTTTATTTGAAAGGCAGGAGAGTCTGAAAAAAAATACTGAAAATCATAAAATATTTGAGATAGAAGCTAATATAAAAAAAGAGAGACAGGAGAAGGACACTCTCTCTCGAGAGGCAGGCAGGTTGGAAGGTGAGATAGCAGCCAGTCAAAAATTGATTGATAAAACAAGACGAGAAATAAATGAGAGAGAAAATATTACCATTTCTATAAAAGAAATTGAAAAATTGTTTCAAGAAATTGAGATAGTGAATGAGATAGTAGAGATAAAAAAGATAATAAGGGGGTTTCTTGATAGTAAAAGGGTCATAAACGGAGAGTCTCTCTTGAAAGAGGCCGAGGAATCGGTACTAGATTTAAAAAGGAGGAAGGAAGAAATAGAACGACAAATCCAAGAAAAAGAATCAAACATCAGAAATCTAGAAAGTTTGGAAAGAGAAGTTTTACAACTTTCTTCTCAGGCTGATGTTATCAAATCCCAAATTGAATCTCTTCATAATAAAGAAGAGAGATTACGCGCCATTGAGGGGGATTTCTTGCGTGAAGTAGAGGAGGCTAGTGTGCTTTTAGGTGTTGCTGTTACTGGATTTAATAATCTTGATATTAGTCGAGAACAAATATTAGGTGAAGAACGAAAAGTTCAAGAAGAAAGGAGGAGGGAAGTAGAGAGGATGAAAATACGATTGGAAGAGCTCGGGGCCTCTGGAGGTGAGGATACAGTAAAAGAATTTAGAGAAGCAACTGAGAGAGATGCTTTTTTGGAACGGGAACTTGCTGATCTTTATAAATCATCTGATTCTTTGAAAACGATGATAGCCGAATTGCAAGATAGGCTTAATACAGAATTTAATCAAGGTATAAGCAAAATAAACTCAGCTTTTCAAAACTTCTTTGAATTAATGTTTGGCGGGGGAACCGCTCGTCTTGAACTTGTCCAAGAAAAAAGCCAAGTTGAGGGAGATTTGGAAGAAGGCTTTGCCCCGAGAAACTCGATCGAAGAGAAGAGCGAAGTGGGGATAGAGATAGATGTTTCGCTACCCAAGAAGCGTATACGAGGTCTCAATATGCTCTCGGGAGGGGAAAGGGCTCTTACTTCTATTGCTTTGCTTTTTGCCATGTCCCAGGTCAATCCACCTCCATTTATTATTTTAGACGAAACCGATGCTGCACTGGACGAAGCAAATTCTAGAAAATACGGTGATATGATAGCTGCTCTTTCTAAGTATTCTCAGCTCATCCTCATCACTCACAACCGCGAAACTATGTCCCGTGCTGGTGTCATTTACGGCGTCACTATGGGCAGCTCTGGCATCTCCAAACTTCTCTCCATCGAATTTGCTGAAGCTGTCGCGGTGGCGAAGTAA
- the def gene encoding peptide deformylase produces MDEIIQKENPILRKKSEEVLVGDIPSKKIQKIIASMKEALESQEDGVAIAAPQIGKNLRIFVMSKRVFDLVGTKPQVDKPFGDAVFVNPKITKLSRKKIEQDEGCLSVRYLYGKVMRAEKATIEAYDECGKKFVSGGSGLVAQIFQHECDHLDGVLFIDKAKDLQEIPPEVEKPLK; encoded by the coding sequence ATGGACGAAATTATCCAGAAGGAGAACCCTATTTTAAGGAAAAAATCAGAGGAAGTGTTGGTAGGTGATATTCCTTCTAAGAAGATTCAAAAAATTATAGCTTCGATGAAAGAAGCTCTCGAGAGCCAGGAGGATGGGGTGGCTATCGCCGCTCCTCAAATAGGCAAGAACCTAAGAATTTTTGTTATGTCTAAAAGGGTATTTGATCTTGTCGGTACTAAGCCCCAAGTTGACAAGCCCTTTGGAGACGCTGTTTTTGTTAATCCTAAAATTACCAAGTTATCACGAAAAAAAATAGAACAAGATGAGGGTTGTCTCTCGGTCCGGTATTTGTACGGTAAAGTAATGAGAGCCGAGAAAGCTACTATAGAGGCATATGATGAATGCGGTAAGAAGTTTGTTTCCGGAGGTTCGGGGTTGGTCGCTCAAATATTTCAGCACGAGTGTGACCATCTCGATGGAGTTCTTTTTATCGACAAAGCAAAGGATCTGCAAGAAATTCCTCCCGAAGTAGAAAAACCACTGAAATGA